Part of the Zingiber officinale cultivar Zhangliang chromosome 6A, Zo_v1.1, whole genome shotgun sequence genome, TTTGACAGAGTAACGAAGATGAATCGTGGCGGAGTCATCGATGTATCATCGGTCCCGAAAGCCGAAGCTTTTCGGAAACATGGAGAGCCATCAAGCTCGGACAGGGGAAGATTGATGAAGCAGTGAGTGCAGGCAGAAGCGAACACTACTCCACTCCATGCAGCGAGCACAGCTTCAGGAATGAGCAGCTGTCGAAGAGGATCTCGTGTTCGAATGCTTCTCTCATCCAAACAGCTCGCAGGTCTCCCAACATCAGTATAGAATCTGGAAGCGAACACAATTACTCGAAGAAGCTGAAAAACACGAACCTTTTGCATGATTCGGAGCCACAGCCACGGGGGTGCTCGAGACGCCGAGGGCGGCGCATTCTGTCATGGCTGTTTTCTCGGCCGAAACCGAAATCCAGGCCAGAGATGTCGCCGGACGCAACGCAATCCAATGAAAAGGGGGTAGTTCTTGATGATTGGGGATCATTTTCGTTTGAGTCGCTTAAGAAGGAGGTGCATGAAGCCAACAGGAAGAGGGGCGCTGCGGTCGATCAAGTCTCGGAAATGAGATCTTCGATCGGCGATATGCAACAGAAGCTAGCCCACCTAGAAGCACACTGCGAAGAGCTTAAGCAAGCATTGAAGCAGGCAAAGCTTGGCAAGCAACTGCAGCTTTTGAGCACTCCTAGTTTGTCAGTGATACCCAAATGTAATGGCGGAGCGGCCGTGAACAAATCCAAATCGACGATGCCGGTGAGCCATGAAGCAATGGCAGAAGGCTTCATTCAGCTGCTATCCGAGTCGAGGCTCTCCATCAATCAACTTTGCAAGACGCTGCTGATGCTCCAACCCCTTCAAGTGGCAATCAGCAGTGCTAGCCATTCCAAATTGTTGATGCACCATGTCGAAGCTCTCGTGAACCAGTCTCTCTACCAGGACTTCGAGAACTGTGTGTTCCAGCAGAATGGATCTCCAAAGTTCCTCGACCCGCGGCAAAATCGTCAGGCGAACTTTGCGGCGTTCGTCGCGATGAGGAACTTGAGCTGGAACGAAGTGCTGCGGAAGGGGAGCAAGTGCTACGATGAGGAGTTCAGCAGATTTTGTGATAGGAAGATGAGCGGCATTGCTGCTTTGCTGAATTGGCCGAGACCTTGGCCGGAGCAACTACTCGGATGCTTCTTTGTCGCCGCCAAGTGCGTCTGGTTGCTCCACCAACTTGCATTTTCGTTCAGCCCGCCATTGGCGATCTTGCGAGTCGTCGAGGGCCAAAACTTCGATCCGATTTACATGCAGGACGTGTCGGTAGATCGAAAGGGAACAAGAACCGCAGTTTATGTCAAGATCATGGTCATGCCGGGGTTCTACGTTCAAGATAGGGTCATCAAGTGTAGAGTTCTTTGCAAACACTAGTGGATCGTTTTTTGTGTGGTTTGTGCTTCTTCTTCCGTTGTCTGTTGAAATTGTCGATCCGACGTTCGAACCTGAATTTGTGTTCTTCTTCAAGTAAATTTCTGAATCAAATAAGCAACTGTAATTTCCATCTAACCAATGATTAAGTGAGATTTTGAAAGAGTTTTAAGTGCTTTAaatttctaggttttgtttattataattgattgatgaaaattttgaattgATAATTTTTAGAActgattttaataaaaaatcatataaaataaaatttgacgcTAGATTACAATGGCGATCACGTGATCGTCACATGCAGTTTCCATAAGGTCTATTCCTTTCGAACACCGATCCGTGTGCTCTTGGTGCAATAAATCTTAACCGTTAATCTTGCAGATCGAACGTTACCTACTCTCCGTTTTTTTCTCACATTCCCGCTTCCAACGGCGCCTTGCTCATCTCTATATAAAGCACGACCCTCTACTTCTTCCTAGGCATCAAATCCACCGGCaggaaaccctaaaccaacccTATTCTTCCTCTGTCTACTTGCTTTGCGATGGCTCGCACGAAGCAGACGGCGAGGAAGTCCACCGGCGGGAAAGCACCGCGGAAGCAGCTGGCGACGAAAGCGGCGAGGAAGTCGGCGCCCGCAACTGGAGGCGTAAAGAAGCCGCATCGATTCCGTCCCGGCACGGTAGCACTGCGTGAGATCCGAAAGTACCAGAAGAGCACGGAGCTGCTGATCCGGAAGCTGCCCTTCCAGCGCCTGGTCCGCGAGATCGCGCAGGACTTCAAGACCGACCTCCGCTTCCAGAGCTCCGCCGTCGCCGCTCTCCAGGAGGCCGCCGAGGCCTACCTCGTCGGCCTCTTTGAGGACACCAACCTCTGCGCTATCCATGCCAAGCGCGTCACCATCATGCCCAAGGACATCCAGCTCGCCCGCCGAATCCGCGGCGAGCGCGCCTAGTGCCGATACCGGAGATAAAAACCGATCGCTCCGTCTAAGTCCCTCCTCGTTCATGTGTATCTCAGTAGTTGTAAACTTTATCTCATCGTAGCAATCTATTTGCTTCGATCTTTTGGTGAATTTTGTATCAGCGTGTCAGTAATTGTATGCAATTTTCGATCTTTTGGTGAATTGTGTTCGCTTCTCAGTAATTGTATGCAATTCTCCATGTTACAATTGCAGATTTGAAATTGACGAGCAGTTGCTGGTGATGAAGAATATGTTCATTGAGAACAATTTAACAAAATGTGCATTTGATATTTCTAGGATATTGAAGATGTTTATGATACTTCATATCCATTGCTCGAGTTCATTGATTAATCTTGCTGTCGATTGAATATGATTGAGGTTTGTTAAGCATTTGATTAAAATTACTCGTAACTCGAAATGCAGTTGAACAAACTTGCAGAAAAGTAGGAAGGGTAAAAATTTCAGCAGATGAATGCATCCAGATATTGCAAATATTGATCAGTTCGATTCCCTAACCACCAAGTTGAGAAATATCACAACTATactttccaaaaaaaaataaataaatttgttttgAAGACCTGCTTGTTCTTATCATCACTAGCTCTACCCTCCAACAATGGATCATTCATCTTCATCAAACATAAACAAAGTTTTGCCACAAGAATGATTCAAAACATCAAAAGATTCATTCAGGTTGACGGAGAATTGATGAACTACTGGCACAAGTTTGCACTCgaggtttttttttgttttgtttttttgttgtTGTATTGGTTTTTCATTTTATGATCTTGTAATTAACATCCATAGTTCTGGTGTCAAACATCAGTTAAGCCAAAGCCAAATGGCGTTCCTTGTACAAATAATTATGCCTTCTTATCCTCCTCCAGAATGATAATATTTCTGCAATGAAAATATTCCATGTGAAACAAACAGTCATATGGAAAAGTAATgggaaatttgaaaaaaaaatgtaattaatCACTGAAGAGAAAATAGGAAAAATGTTAGTATTGCAAGGTTAGGAAGTTGATAGTAAAACAAAATTAAGAAATTTGGATTTCTGTATAGTTTCTGAGAAAGACAGGACTGTCGATAATGGGACTACTATTTCAGCGATAGCCATATGGTAGATATGTCAAAAAGTTCTCCGTGGTTAAAGAACGATGGAGAAGTTAACTGAAATGGATTAGTAAAAGGCTTCTGTGGTATGATTCAAATGCCTAACGCACATAGGATAGAAGGATGACATAATGAACACTTATCTCGCAACCTGTATTTAAACTGTAACATCTTACTGGCAATGGAAAGGTGTTGTTTGATAAATTTGATTCATGGAGTAAAATTTTTAGCCATGCGGGTTGAGATAGGCAAAATTTACCATTATGCTAATTGATCGACACATGAAACTCATCAACACAAATGACACGGAGTTATCAACTCATGAGGCTTGTCAAGCAACACTGCTTTTAGGTTTCCATGGGCTAGTGTTCCACCATGAACCCCGTGAGGCTTCTGCATGCTCGAGGTTGGCGACAAGAACAGGTCTTCCACAAGCTAGGGTTTTATAGGAGGCTTAAGCTGGAGGTCAGTGGTGAGATCTCCCACAAGCTTCCtccccatttcttcttcttccttctttgatCCCTCCTGCAGATTGGTGCTGACCAGTGCTAACATCATTTCTTGTTCAGACAGCGAATGAAACCCCGATAAGAAACCGGGATTTTGAACCTTGATTTGCATAAAGTTGAACTTGCACAAATTATAAGTTTTATCTCT contains:
- the LOC121997556 gene encoding IRK-interacting protein-like; this encodes MASSAASSLRTEDIHAAIAKAAELRSLHASLVQRIQLGSPATFAPPAGASPSHLPRRSNLLPSAGEDYPIFAASNEDESWRSHRCIIGPESRSFSETWRAIKLGQGKIDEAVSAGRSEHYSTPCSEHSFRNEQLSKRISCSNASLIQTARRSPNISIESGSEHNYSKKLKNTNLLHDSEPQPRGCSRRRGRRILSWLFSRPKPKSRPEMSPDATQSNEKGVVLDDWGSFSFESLKKEVHEANRKRGAAVDQVSEMRSSIGDMQQKLAHLEAHCEELKQALKQAKLGKQLQLLSTPSLSVIPKCNGGAAVNKSKSTMPVSHEAMAEGFIQLLSESRLSINQLCKTLLMLQPLQVAISSASHSKLLMHHVEALVNQSLYQDFENCVFQQNGSPKFLDPRQNRQANFAAFVAMRNLSWNEVLRKGSKCYDEEFSRFCDRKMSGIAALLNWPRPWPEQLLGCFFVAAKCVWLLHQLAFSFSPPLAILRVVEGQNFDPIYMQDVSVDRKGTRTAVYVKIMVMPGFYVQDRVIKCRVLCKH
- the LOC121997558 gene encoding histone H3.2, whose product is MARTKQTARKSTGGKAPRKQLATKAARKSAPATGGVKKPHRFRPGTVALREIRKYQKSTELLIRKLPFQRLVREIAQDFKTDLRFQSSAVAALQEAAEAYLVGLFEDTNLCAIHAKRVTIMPKDIQLARRIRGERA